A genomic region of Castor canadensis chromosome 16, mCasCan1.hap1v2, whole genome shotgun sequence contains the following coding sequences:
- the Fbxo17 gene encoding F-box only protein 17 isoform X1 has product MGARPSRRRLRVDPPVALDALPPELLVQVLSHVPPRALVTRCRLVCRAWRDVVDGPTVWLLQLARDRSAEGRAFYALAQRCPPEGEDEEEFPLCALARYCLRAPLGRNLIFNSCGEQGFRGWEVEHGGNGWAVEKNLTLVPGAPSQTCFVTSFEWCFKRQLVDLVMEGVWQELLDSAQIEICVADCLPPLNPERWLGGRGMEAHCHPAGGAPERTAAASTGFVCASWTCTKTKWSSSRRHPTLSFSGPRGAADRSPTCSPTSAEASAMCLLSSTGETCAPGWGTTEPW; this is encoded by the exons aTGGGCGCCCGGCCCTCGCGGCGGCGGCTGCGGGTGGACCCGCCGGTGGCCCTTGACGCGCTGCCCCCCGAACTGCTGGTGCAGGTGCTGAGCCACGTGCCGCCGCGCGCGCTCGTGACGCGCTGCCGCCTGGTGTGCCGCGCCTGGCGCGACGTGGTGGACGGGCCCACCGTGTGGCTGCTGCAACTGGCCCGCGACCGCAGCGCCGAGGGACGCGCGTTCTACGCCTTGGCCCAGCGCTGCCCGCCAGAGGGCGAGGACGAGGAGGAGTTCCCGCTCTGCGCCCTAGCGCGCTACTGTCTGCGCGCGCCGCTGGGCCGCAACCTTATCTTCAACTCCTGCGGAGAGC AGGGCTTCAGAGGCTGGGAGGTGGAGCACGGCGGGAATGGCTGGGCCGTGGAAAAGAATCTGACACTGGTGCCAGGGGCTCCTTCCCAGACCTGTTTTGTGACTTCTTTCGA ATGGTGCTTCAAGAGGCAGCTTGTGGACCTGGTGATGGAGGGGGTATGGCAGGAGCTGCTGGACAGCGCCCAGATTGAGATTTGCGTGGCTGACTG TCTCCCTCCTCTCAACCCAGAGCGCTGGCTGGGTGGCAGGGGCATGGAGGCTCACTGCCACCCGGCAGGTGGGGCGCCCGAGAGAACTGCGGCTGCATCTACCGGCTTCGTGTGCGCCTCCTGGACGTGTACGAAAACGAAGTGGTCAAGTTCTCGGCGTCACCCAACCCTGTCCTTCAGTGGACCGAGAGGAGCTGCCGACAG GTCTCCCACGTGTTCACCAACTTCGGCAGAGGCATCCGCTATGTGTCTTTTGAGCAGTACGGGAGAGACATGCGCTCCTGGGTGGGGCACTACGGAGCCCTGGTGA
- the Mrps12 gene encoding small ribosomal subunit protein uS12m isoform X2, whose product MSWCGLLRSLNTSLSRGLALVPQLCATRSMATLNQMHRLGPPKRPLPRPGPTEGRPQLKGVVLRTFTRKPKKPNSANRKCCRVRLSTGCEAVCFIPGEGHTLQEHHVVLVQGGRTQDLPGVKLKVVRGKYDCGHVQKKK is encoded by the exons ATGTCCTGGTGTGGCCTTCTCCGTAGCCTCAACACGTCCTTAAGTCGTG GCCTGGCCCTGGTTCCCCAGCTCTGCGCCACTCGCTCCATGGCTACCCTGAACCAGATGCACCGTCTGGGGCCCCCCAAGCGGCCACTTCCGCGGCCCGGCCCCACCGAAGGGCGGCCGCAGCTGAAGGGCGTGGTTCTGCGCACGTTCACCCGCAAGCCCAAGAAGCCCAACTCGGCCAACCGCAAGTGCTGCCGCGTGCGCCTCAGCACGGGCTGCGAGGCCGTGTGCTTCATCCCTGGCGAGGGCCACACGCTGCAGGAGCACCACGTGGTCCTGGTGCAGGGCGGCCGCACCCAGGACCTGCCTGGCGTCAAGCTCAAGGTTGTGCGCGGCAAGTACGACTGCGGCCACGTGCAGAAGAAGAAGTGA
- the Fbxo17 gene encoding F-box only protein 17 isoform X2, translated as MGARPSRRRLRVDPPVALDALPPELLVQVLSHVPPRALVTRCRLVCRAWRDVVDGPTVWLLQLARDRSAEGRAFYALAQRCPPEGEDEEEFPLCALARYCLRAPLGRNLIFNSCGEQGFRGWEVEHGGNGWAVEKNLTLVPGAPSQTCFVTSFEWCFKRQLVDLVMEGVWQELLDSAQIEICVADWWGARENCGCIYRLRVRLLDVYENEVVKFSASPNPVLQWTERSCRQVSHVFTNFGRGIRYVSFEQYGRDMRSWVGHYGALVTHSSVRVRIRLS; from the exons aTGGGCGCCCGGCCCTCGCGGCGGCGGCTGCGGGTGGACCCGCCGGTGGCCCTTGACGCGCTGCCCCCCGAACTGCTGGTGCAGGTGCTGAGCCACGTGCCGCCGCGCGCGCTCGTGACGCGCTGCCGCCTGGTGTGCCGCGCCTGGCGCGACGTGGTGGACGGGCCCACCGTGTGGCTGCTGCAACTGGCCCGCGACCGCAGCGCCGAGGGACGCGCGTTCTACGCCTTGGCCCAGCGCTGCCCGCCAGAGGGCGAGGACGAGGAGGAGTTCCCGCTCTGCGCCCTAGCGCGCTACTGTCTGCGCGCGCCGCTGGGCCGCAACCTTATCTTCAACTCCTGCGGAGAGC AGGGCTTCAGAGGCTGGGAGGTGGAGCACGGCGGGAATGGCTGGGCCGTGGAAAAGAATCTGACACTGGTGCCAGGGGCTCCTTCCCAGACCTGTTTTGTGACTTCTTTCGA ATGGTGCTTCAAGAGGCAGCTTGTGGACCTGGTGATGGAGGGGGTATGGCAGGAGCTGCTGGACAGCGCCCAGATTGAGATTTGCGTGGCTGACTG GTGGGGCGCCCGAGAGAACTGCGGCTGCATCTACCGGCTTCGTGTGCGCCTCCTGGACGTGTACGAAAACGAAGTGGTCAAGTTCTCGGCGTCACCCAACCCTGTCCTTCAGTGGACCGAGAGGAGCTGCCGACAG GTCTCCCACGTGTTCACCAACTTCGGCAGAGGCATCCGCTATGTGTCTTTTGAGCAGTACGGGAGAGACATGCGCTCCTGGGTGGGGCACTACGGAGCCCTGGTGACCCACTCCAGTGTCAGGGTCAGGATCCGGCTGTCCTAG
- the Mrps12 gene encoding small ribosomal subunit protein uS12m isoform X1 produces MLLVGPGVVLHTCHPSYLGIRGLALVPQLCATRSMATLNQMHRLGPPKRPLPRPGPTEGRPQLKGVVLRTFTRKPKKPNSANRKCCRVRLSTGCEAVCFIPGEGHTLQEHHVVLVQGGRTQDLPGVKLKVVRGKYDCGHVQKKK; encoded by the exons ATGCTTCTCGTGGGGCCGGGGGTGGTgcttcacacctgtcatcccagttacttgggaatcagag GCCTGGCCCTGGTTCCCCAGCTCTGCGCCACTCGCTCCATGGCTACCCTGAACCAGATGCACCGTCTGGGGCCCCCCAAGCGGCCACTTCCGCGGCCCGGCCCCACCGAAGGGCGGCCGCAGCTGAAGGGCGTGGTTCTGCGCACGTTCACCCGCAAGCCCAAGAAGCCCAACTCGGCCAACCGCAAGTGCTGCCGCGTGCGCCTCAGCACGGGCTGCGAGGCCGTGTGCTTCATCCCTGGCGAGGGCCACACGCTGCAGGAGCACCACGTGGTCCTGGTGCAGGGCGGCCGCACCCAGGACCTGCCTGGCGTCAAGCTCAAGGTTGTGCGCGGCAAGTACGACTGCGGCCACGTGCAGAAGAAGAAGTGA